The DNA segment CAGCTCATCGGCGGTGAACCCACCGTGCATCCGCACTGGCAGCAGTTCACCGAGTTGGGGCTTTCCCTCGGGCTGCACGTCGAGATCTATTCGAACCTCTACACCGTGCATGCGTCATGGTGGGACATGTTCGCCCGCGACGGTGTGACGCTGGCAACCAGCTACTACAGCGACGACCCCGCCGAACACGACGAGATCACCGGGCGCGCCGGCAGCTACGTCCGCACCCGATGCCACATCTGCGAGGCGGTCAACCTCGGGATCACGATCCGGGCCGGAATCGTGGACATCCTTCCGGGACAGCGCGTTGCCGAAGCGCGCGCCGAGCTGGAGTCCATGGGTGTGAAGCACATCAACACGGACCGAGCGCGTGCCGTGGGTCGTGCGATGCTGCCCGGGTCGAAACCTGACCTGTCCGAGATGTGCGGGCGGTGCACCCGCGGACGTGCTGCGATCCTCCCTAACGGGGATCTCGCCGGCTGCGTTCTCTCGCGCGACTTCCCGGCAGGCAACGTCCGGCGAACCCGGCTCGCTGTGCTGCTCTGTGGGAAGGAGTGGGACGCCCTCGCGGCGAGCATCCCGCCGTTGCGCGCGGACGCGTGCCCGCCGAACGACAGCGGCGACTGTGACCCCGCCAACACCGAAGCGTGTGACCCCGCGTTCTGACCTGGAAGGCTCACGCACATGGAATGGGAAAGCTGGGCGGCCGCCCTCGCGCATCAGGTGACCGACCCTGATTCGCGGTGGCGCAACCCCCTTCTGCGCACTGCCCGGCACCAGCTGATTCCGCGCTGGTGGGTCGCGGACGAAGCGGGGCGGTGGACGTTACGTGATGGGCCGAGCGACCCGGGCACGTGGGCGGAAGCCGCCTATGCGGACCGGTCGTTGACGACCAGGGTCGGCACGCTGCACGCCGACGACGCCGGGCCGGACGACCACCCCGAGGGACAGCCCACGTCGTCCGCCACGCTGCCGAGCCTCATCGTGCGGATGCTGCGGCACACCAGAGTCGGGAACGGGCTGTCCCTGCTGGACCTCGGCACCGGAGCCGGCGGGCTCACTGCCTACGCCTGCCACCGTATCGGCGACGGGCACGTCACCAGCTTGGATGTGGACCCGTACCTAGTAGACGCCGCACGTGCCCGGCTCGCTGCCATGGGACACCGCCCGCGCATGATCACAGCGGACGCCACCAAGGAAGTACCCGGCGCGTACGACCGCATCGTGTGTACGGTCGCGCTCCCGCCCGGTCCCGGTCTGCGGCCGGTGATCGGCGCGCTGAAGCCCGGCGGACGCATCGCGCTGACCCTCGCCCGTACGTCCCTGATCATCACGGGATGGAAGACGGGGAACGGTGATGTCGTCGGGCAGGTCGAACGGGACATGGCAGGTTTCATGCTCACCCGGTCCGGCGCCGACTATCCGCCCGCCCTCACAGAGTTGTTCGCCCTCGCCGCTGAGGCCGAGGGCGAGACGACGAGCGCCGGGCGCTATCCGGTGGTGGACGTGGCGAACGCGTGGGAACTCCGCTCCATGCTGGAGGTGACCACGCCGGGTGTGGAAGTCGGATACGAGACCAGGGGCCGGACCCGTATCGCGTATCTCGTCCACCCGGACGGGTCATGGGCACGTGCGTCCGCCGAGTGGACCGACCCGCCGGAAGTCCACCAGAGCGGCCCGCAACGGCTGTGGAACGCCCTCGAACGCATTCGGAACCGGCTCAATACCGAGGGCGCACTACCGCTACTCGGCGCACGAGTCCGCATCACACCCGACGGTGCCTGCCACCTGTCCCGCGGGAAGTGGCACGCCTGGATGGGCGCGCATTAGTCCGGCACGATGGATCACAAGGCCCCGTCTGCGCGTCGTTCCGTGGCGTGCAGACGGGGTCTCGGCGCTTGAGGGAGAACCCTTACTTATCCGTGCCCCGTTCAGCGACGAACGAGCCCTTTCCCCACTCAGTGACTACGAGCCCACGCTCACGTGCGATACGCACTGCTCGGCGAGCCGCGCGCTCATCTGGGTGCTGCGGCTGCTGCTGCCCGCCCACGGAAAGCGCCGAGTCGTCCCTGATGTTCCTCCGGCCATCGCCCTCGTGCCCCGGTCCGAATCCGTCGCCGCGTGGTCCCGCCCATGGCACGGGCCGAGCGCAGACGAAGCGCGGGCAATCTTCCACGCCGAGGAGACGCGTTCGCTCACCCCGGAGCAGCGCGAGCGATGGCAGGCGGTCGCGTTCGCCGAAATCGGTGTCGACTGCGACTTTCCAACCATCAACATCACAGGCGTCCGGAAGTTCCCTCGGAGGGCGGCAGCATGACCGCCGCCGAGTTCGTCTCAGCCATGGCCGATCCCATACCCGCGCCCCGCCGGGCCGTGTGCTGCCGCTGTCGTAACTGGACCTACGCCCCGATTCCAGTCCGGTGCGTACCCTGCCCGAGCGGAGCGGGGATCACCCTGTACGCGTGCCCGAGTCATGCCGTCTTCTTCGGTGTGGGCCCAACCCCCGAGGACGAGATGAACATCCAGTAGACCCCACAGACAGCCAAGAGCCCCGTTCGGTACCCGCCGGGCGGGGCTTTACCTGTGTCCGGAGTGTGCGTTCCCCGTGTGCACACTGTGATACGGATTGGTGATCTTGCAGGATCGCCAGGGGAGGGAAAGCGTGAAGCGGAAAACGTGGATCATCACGGGGGTTGCAGTGCTCGCGTTCGGCGGGGTGCTGTCGCTGTTCGAGGACGAGCCGGACAAGGCGACGGCCGATCCCAAGCCGTCTGCGTCGGCGCCCGCGAAGCAGCCCGAGCAGCACAACGACAAGCCGGCAGAGACACCCACAGCGAGCGGCATCCCGTCGCCCGACACGGGGCAGCGCGTGTCTCTGATACGGGCTTTGCGGACCGTGGATGCGAGCCTGGTCGCAAACGAGGGTCGGGCCGTGGACCGGGCGCGGAACGTGTGCTTGGACGTGAAGGAAGGCAAGCCGGCGGCCACCATCCAGGGCAACGCCAAAGCCCGGTTCGAGGGCGGGACGGTCCCGAGCCTCACCGATGACCAGGCGGCCGAGATCGTGACCGCCGTGAAGTCGTCGTTCTGCCACTGACCAGACGACAAAGAGCCCCGTTCGGAACTTGCCGAGCAGGGCTCTTTCCTGCCCTGACCTGGCATCTTCTGAGTTGCCAGGGTGCAGGGTCTACCGGCTCCCGGTCGTAGCGGAACTCCGCGTCGTAGTCGTCCTCGATGACCACCGCGTCGTGCGCGGCCGCCCACGCGGTCAGCGCCAGCCGCCGCTCGGGCCCGAGCCACCACCCCGGTCGGCCACTGGTGCGCCGGGGCGACGACGACCGCCCGCGCACCGGTAGCCGTCAACTCGTTCACGTCCATGCCGTGTTCGTCCACCGGCACGGGCACCGCCGTCAGATCCGCCGCGGCCGCCGCCCGGACGGAGACGGGCGAGCCGGGACCCTCGTAGGCCACGCGGCGCACCTCGCTGCGGGCGGGGGCGGCCAGCGTCAGGGACAGGCCCCGCGCGTCCCCCGAGCAGATGACGATGTGCTCGGGGTCGGCCGCCGCCGCGCGTATCCGGCGGGCGTACCCGGCGACCACCTCGCGCAGCACCGCGCTGCCCCGGGGGTCGCCGTAGTCCAGCTCGGCCACCGGCATCCGGCGCGCCGCCTCCCACATGGCCCACAGCCAGTCCGGCATCGGAAACGCGCCCAAGTCTGGTACGCCCCACCGGAAGTCGGCCAGCCGCGACGGCCGCCCCACGGGCCGTCGCGGCCCCGGCGGGGCGGGCGGACGGCGGGCACGCCCCGGTGGCCACCCGGGTGCCCGAGCCCACCCCGTGCCACCAGATAGCCCTCGGCCAGCAGCTGGGCGTAGGCGTCCTGCACCAGCCCCCTGGACAGGCCCAGCGCGCCCGCGAGTTCACGCGAGGACGGCAACCGCTCGCCCACCCGCAGCCGGCCGGTGCGGATCGCCTCGCGCACCTGGCGTTCCAGCTGGGACCGCAGGGGCTCGTCACGGTCACGGTCGACTGCGAAGAGCGGGTCCGACGACGCATTGGACCACTCGGAAGACATGGAATTGGAGCTTACCGGTGAGCTGATCGCTCCCTACGGTGCGACCATGACCACCACTGATCCGCGGAACTCGGCGTCGCCCACGGCCGCCTCCAAGGACCGGCCCCCGCTGGTGTCGCGCCCGCTGCTGCTGCGCTTCATCAGCGTGTTCGGCGCGTCGGCGAGCTTCTATCTGCTGCTGTCGGTCGTCCCGCTCTACACCAGGCACTCCGGGGCGGGCGGCGACGGCGCCGGGGCGACCACGGGCGCCCTGATGCTGGCGACGATCGCAGACGAGGTCGTGGCACCCCGCTTCATCGAGCGCTTCGGCCACCGGGTCACACTGGGCGCGGGCCTGCTCTGATGGGCGTGCCCTCGCTGGTGCTGACGATGTTCTCCGGCGTCGCCTTAATCACCGTGGTCTGCCTGCTGCGCGGCGCGGGCTTCGCCCTGACCGTCGTCGCGGGCGGGGCGCTCACCGCCTCCTTCATCCCCGCCGAACGCCGGGGCGAGGAACTGGCGTTGGTCGGCATCGTCTCGGGCTTGCCCTCGCTGTTGGGGCTGCCGCTCGGCGTCCGGCTGGTCTCCGAGGTGGGGTACGCGCCGGTCGGCGTGGCCGCCGGATTGTGCGTGCTGGCCCCGATCCTGTCCGTACCCGGCCTGCCGGAGAAGGAGTACCTCGTCGGGCGGCGGATCGGCATCATGACGGCATCCGCGACCGCGCGATATCCCGGCCCGCGGTCCTCCTCGCGGTCACGGCGCCGGTCGCCGGGATCGTGGTGACCTTCCTGCCGCTCGCCGGCCCTCGGCCTCCGCCGGTCTGGTGGCGGTGGCCCTGTGCGTGCAGCCCGCCAGAGCGGCCGTGGCCAGGCTGGTGGCCGGCCGCCCGGGCGGCCGCGGGGGCTTCTCCCGGCTGGTGTTCCCGGGCCTCGCGGTGTCCGCCGCCGGGGTGTCCATCACCGCGTACCCCCACAGCGCCGTCGCGGTCGTCCTCAGGTGTCGCCGTCCTCGGCGTCGGCTTCGGCATCGCCCAGAACTCCACGGTCACCCTGATGTACTCCCGCGTCCCCGCCTCCGGCTACGGCACCGTGAGCGCCCTGCGGAACATCGCCTACGACGCCGGCATGGGCGTCGGCGCCGTCTGCTTCGGCCTCCTCGCCCAACAGGCCGGCTACTCCCGCGGCTTCGTCTGCGCCGCCGCGCTCGTCCTCCTCGCGTTCCCCTCCGCCTGG comes from the Streptomyces sp. SUK 48 genome and includes:
- a CDS encoding radical SAM protein, whose translation is MTTLLEPPASSPVAGINSLELEITGKCQLQCSHCLSESSPQATHGTMTPADWRTVITDAAALGIKTIQLIGGEPTVHPHWQQFTELGLSLGLHVEIYSNLYTVHASWWDMFARDGVTLATSYYSDDPAEHDEITGRAGSYVRTRCHICEAVNLGITIRAGIVDILPGQRVAEARAELESMGVKHINTDRARAVGRAMLPGSKPDLSEMCGRCTRGRAAILPNGDLAGCVLSRDFPAGNVRRTRLAVLLCGKEWDALAASIPPLRADACPPNDSGDCDPANTEACDPAF
- a CDS encoding methyltransferase domain-containing protein, which translates into the protein MEWESWAAALAHQVTDPDSRWRNPLLRTARHQLIPRWWVADEAGRWTLRDGPSDPGTWAEAAYADRSLTTRVGTLHADDAGPDDHPEGQPTSSATLPSLIVRMLRHTRVGNGLSLLDLGTGAGGLTAYACHRIGDGHVTSLDVDPYLVDAARARLAAMGHRPRMITADATKEVPGAYDRIVCTVALPPGPGLRPVIGALKPGGRIALTLARTSLIITGWKTGNGDVVGQVERDMAGFMLTRSGADYPPALTELFALAAEAEGETTSAGRYPVVDVANAWELRSMLEVTTPGVEVGYETRGRTRIAYLVHPDGSWARASAEWTDPPEVHQSGPQRLWNALERIRNRLNTEGALPLLGARVRITPDGACHLSRGKWHAWMGAH